The Oceanispirochaeta sp. M1 genome has a window encoding:
- a CDS encoding ABC transporter substrate-binding protein, which translates to MKKGNFVLLVLLATLIGFTGCSKEKTAAASEDSGKVEGNLIVWSWDVALAHLEEVAPGFQELYPDVKFNFEEMGTTQIYGKMTTSLASGIGLPDLVSLEGEQMSKFGSKFPDKFLDLTSHVNPSDFLPVKIGEATSGGKIIAYPWDAGPCGLYYRSDIFEQGGIHAEDIKTWDDFITAGIALKEKTGVAMMPLATSRKDTFYRLLLMQLDSFYFDDAGNTRVNSAESIRAMEMVKKIYDADITVNDGSWDDYIISIKEGLVATVPEAVWLIGSIKDAAPDTAGLWRIMPLPGFDENNRNGSSNGGSVLAIPAVTKSPDAAIAFAEYAMTDQAGLIQGFKNYGLYPSYIPVYQADIFQQGDEFFGGQKIYSMFGEIGKSIPAVNYTQNFAETLDLSKNAVAKVLLKGADVTQTMNDLQNELSAKFDK; encoded by the coding sequence ATGAAAAAAGGGAATTTCGTTTTATTGGTTTTATTGGCAACGCTTATCGGATTCACCGGCTGTAGCAAAGAGAAAACAGCTGCTGCGTCTGAGGATAGCGGGAAAGTCGAGGGTAATCTTATTGTCTGGAGCTGGGATGTGGCCCTGGCCCATCTGGAGGAAGTCGCTCCGGGGTTTCAGGAGCTATATCCGGATGTAAAGTTCAATTTTGAAGAGATGGGAACGACTCAGATCTACGGTAAAATGACCACATCTCTGGCTTCAGGAATTGGGCTCCCCGATCTGGTTTCACTGGAAGGTGAGCAGATGTCAAAATTCGGCTCCAAATTCCCCGACAAGTTCCTGGATCTGACGAGCCATGTCAATCCATCAGATTTTCTACCTGTAAAGATCGGTGAAGCGACCTCCGGGGGCAAGATCATTGCATACCCCTGGGATGCGGGCCCCTGCGGTCTTTATTACAGATCCGATATTTTCGAGCAGGGCGGTATCCACGCGGAAGATATTAAAACATGGGATGATTTTATCACTGCCGGTATTGCTTTAAAAGAAAAAACAGGTGTGGCCATGATGCCCCTGGCAACCTCCCGGAAGGATACATTCTACCGCCTTCTTCTGATGCAGCTGGACAGCTTCTACTTTGACGATGCTGGAAATACCAGAGTCAACTCCGCCGAATCCATCCGGGCAATGGAGATGGTAAAAAAGATCTATGATGCCGACATTACAGTGAACGACGGCAGCTGGGATGACTATATTATATCTATCAAGGAGGGCCTGGTTGCCACAGTTCCCGAGGCTGTCTGGCTGATCGGAAGCATCAAAGATGCGGCACCCGATACAGCGGGTCTATGGAGAATCATGCCCCTTCCCGGATTTGATGAAAATAACAGGAACGGTTCTTCCAACGGTGGTTCCGTTCTGGCAATTCCCGCGGTAACAAAATCACCCGATGCGGCTATTGCTTTTGCCGAATATGCCATGACAGACCAGGCTGGTCTGATTCAGGGATTCAAGAATTACGGTCTTTACCCCTCCTACATTCCGGTGTACCAGGCTGATATTTTTCAGCAGGGAGATGAGTTTTTCGGTGGACAGAAGATCTACAGTATGTTCGGTGAGATTGGAAAGAGCATTCCTGCGGTTAATTACACTCAGAATTTTGCAGAAACCCTGGATCTTTCCAAAAATGCTGTGGCCAAGGTTCTGCTGAAAGGAGCAGATGTAACCCAGACCATGAATGACCTTCAGAATGAACTGAGCGCCAAGTTCGATAAGTAA
- a CDS encoding carbohydrate ABC transporter permease codes for MKKFLTYLFLIIAVAVSLFPFYFMFVSSGNSNNEILSSPPALTAGTHLIENLQELNKKIDLIRIIFNSLFITCTYTIASLLIHSMAGFALTKYNFRLKNVLFSIIMVTMMIPAQVLYVPLFTMMNHLGWVNSYQAVILPTLANAFGIFLMRQNMQSFPESLLEASRLDGYNEFSIFFRIVLPNMKSALGALGIYMFLSMWNSFMWPLIIMSTKSMYNFPVALSVLDGNNWQKDYGVIMLATSIATLPILVIFLILQNQFISGVMGGAVKE; via the coding sequence ATGAAGAAATTTCTGACCTATCTGTTTCTAATCATTGCGGTGGCTGTCTCCCTGTTCCCATTCTATTTCATGTTTGTTTCCTCCGGGAATTCAAACAATGAGATTCTCAGTTCACCCCCTGCTCTGACAGCAGGCACTCACCTGATAGAAAACCTCCAGGAGCTCAATAAAAAGATAGATCTTATCAGAATCATCTTTAACTCCCTGTTTATCACCTGTACATATACGATTGCGTCCCTATTGATCCATTCCATGGCGGGATTTGCTCTGACAAAGTACAACTTCCGACTGAAGAATGTGCTGTTTTCAATCATCATGGTCACCATGATGATCCCGGCTCAGGTACTGTATGTTCCCCTGTTTACCATGATGAATCATCTAGGCTGGGTGAACAGCTATCAGGCAGTTATTCTGCCCACTCTGGCAAACGCATTCGGAATCTTTCTTATGCGCCAGAATATGCAATCATTTCCGGAATCCCTTCTGGAGGCCTCCCGCCTGGATGGATACAACGAATTTTCAATTTTCTTCCGAATAGTCCTTCCCAATATGAAATCTGCTCTGGGAGCCCTGGGGATCTACATGTTTTTAAGCATGTGGAACAGTTTTATGTGGCCCCTGATCATAATGAGCACCAAAAGCATGTATAACTTTCCCGTTGCCCTCTCCGTGCTGGACGGTAATAACTGGCAGAAAGATTACGGGGTTATCATGCTGGCAACATCTATTGCGACTCTACCCATTCTGGTCATATTTCTGATACTGCAGAATCAGTTTATCTCCGGGGTCATGGGGGGAGCCGTTAAAGAATAG
- a CDS encoding sugar ABC transporter permease: MKYLMMLPGIILLILINYLPMFGNIIAFKEIDYSLGILKSPWIGFENFTFMFANNDSWIAIRNTLGYNITFIITNIIGSVALAIGLNEVRNRRAAKIYQVLIIMPHFISMVVVSYLVYAFLGYHSGYVNDFLKNTLHLEPISWYMSPQHWPFILIIVNSWKAWGYGTVIYLATMMGFDPQIYEAATIDGAGRMKQIMKITIPLLMPIITLMFILSLGRIFNSDFGLFYQVTRGSGALIKTTQTLDTLVYRSLILVGDIGMSSAAALFQSFVGFLTIITFNMIIRKMSPDRAMF, encoded by the coding sequence GTGAAATACCTCATGATGCTGCCCGGAATCATCCTGCTCATACTGATTAACTATCTGCCGATGTTCGGAAATATTATTGCGTTCAAGGAAATAGATTATAGTCTTGGTATTCTTAAGAGTCCATGGATAGGCTTTGAGAATTTCACCTTTATGTTTGCCAATAATGATTCATGGATAGCAATTAGAAACACCCTGGGCTATAACATAACCTTCATAATTACCAATATTATTGGTTCGGTTGCTCTTGCCATTGGACTCAATGAAGTTCGCAATCGTCGAGCTGCCAAGATATACCAGGTTTTGATTATCATGCCCCATTTCATCAGTATGGTTGTCGTCAGCTATCTGGTTTATGCTTTTCTCGGGTATCACTCAGGGTATGTTAATGACTTTCTAAAGAACACGCTGCACCTTGAACCCATTAGTTGGTATATGTCTCCCCAGCACTGGCCCTTTATTCTCATCATCGTCAATAGCTGGAAAGCCTGGGGTTATGGCACTGTCATATATTTAGCCACAATGATGGGCTTTGATCCCCAGATCTATGAAGCGGCCACCATTGATGGAGCCGGTCGGATGAAGCAGATAATGAAGATAACAATTCCTCTTCTTATGCCCATAATAACTCTCATGTTCATCCTTTCTCTGGGAAGAATCTTTAATTCGGATTTCGGCTTGTTCTACCAGGTCACCAGAGGATCCGGAGCTCTTATTAAAACAACTCAGACCCTGGACACCCTTGTTTATCGGTCTCTTATCCTTGTGGGGGATATTGGGATGTCATCTGCTGCTGCGCTTTTTCAATCATTTGTCGGATTCCTGACAATTATTACATTCAACATGATTATTCGAAAGATGAGCCCTGACCGGGCTATGTTTTAG
- a CDS encoding glycosidase → MYWRYDLNKETNPHFMERLGINAAFNPGAIYHNGKYILVVRVEGLDRKSFFALAESENGIDGFRFHDYPLSWENNDDEETNIYDMRLVKHEDGFIYGIYCSERKDPDSDDSSSALAEAGLLRTKDLSHWEKLPNIKASSQQRNVVLHPEFIDGKYALYTRPQDGFITTGSGGGIGFCLCESMENAEIKDEKIIFEKKYHTVYEMKNGQGPAPIKTEKGWIHIAHGVRDTAAGLRYVLYIFATSLDDPSKVIARPGGHLIAPYDNERSGDVSNVVFCNGLIVDDRGDVFIYYASSDTRVHVAKSSVEKLTDYTFNTPEDPYRSMPCVEQRKELIRNNLLLLENGLDTSAK, encoded by the coding sequence TTGTATTGGCGTTATGATCTCAATAAAGAAACAAATCCTCATTTCATGGAAAGACTCGGTATCAATGCCGCATTTAATCCTGGCGCCATATATCATAATGGAAAATATATTCTCGTCGTTCGCGTTGAAGGATTAGACCGAAAGTCCTTTTTTGCCCTTGCCGAAAGCGAAAATGGAATAGATGGGTTTAGGTTCCATGATTATCCTCTTTCCTGGGAAAACAACGATGATGAAGAGACCAACATCTATGATATGCGCCTGGTTAAGCATGAGGATGGGTTTATTTATGGAATTTACTGTTCTGAAAGAAAAGACCCTGATTCGGATGATAGTTCCTCCGCTCTGGCGGAAGCGGGTCTTTTGAGGACAAAGGACCTGAGTCACTGGGAAAAGCTTCCGAATATTAAGGCATCATCTCAACAGCGGAATGTTGTTCTTCATCCGGAATTTATTGACGGCAAGTATGCCTTGTACACAAGACCGCAGGATGGGTTTATTACAACCGGTTCTGGAGGGGGTATCGGATTTTGTCTTTGTGAAAGCATGGAGAACGCGGAAATCAAGGATGAAAAGATTATTTTTGAAAAAAAATATCATACGGTCTATGAAATGAAGAATGGTCAGGGACCTGCCCCCATTAAAACTGAGAAAGGGTGGATACATATTGCCCATGGAGTAAGAGATACTGCTGCCGGCCTGCGATATGTTCTTTATATCTTTGCCACCAGTCTTGATGATCCCTCCAAAGTTATCGCCAGGCCCGGGGGTCATCTAATCGCCCCCTACGACAATGAGAGAAGCGGTGATGTTTCCAATGTTGTTTTTTGTAATGGGCTTATTGTGGATGACCGTGGGGATGTGTTCATCTATTACGCGTCCAGTGATACCAGAGTACATGTTGCCAAAAGCTCTGTAGAGAAATTGACCGATTATACATTTAATACACCGGAAGATCCCTATAGATCTATGCCTTGTGTGGAACAGCGGAAGGAATTAATTAGAAATAATCTGCTGCTATTGGAGAATGGTCTGGATACCTCAGCAAAATGA
- a CDS encoding DMT family transporter has product MTTRKKGKSLLADLSLIIVALIWGSGFIATQYAIDSQMSASMIMALRFSIASLAMVAFFFRSILAITKSDILSGLPAGILLFLAFFAQTIGLEYTTPSNNAFITSTNVIMVPFITWILLKKAPPMKSFILAMVCLLGILLLTWSPGKGIVFNKGDLLTLVCAFLFACHISYLDVASKKVDVGKLTFIQMFTAAVLSILTLVILDPSSVYQADFSTGLYPVLYLGLFSTCLCFLIQTAAQKKTTSTKAALFLSTECLFGSFLSVLLGLEPLTGSMILGGSIIMAAIVLSEIDWKNHWNSLSGMVLHMVA; this is encoded by the coding sequence ATGACGACTCGTAAAAAAGGAAAATCACTGTTGGCCGATCTCTCTCTGATTATAGTGGCCCTCATCTGGGGGTCGGGATTCATCGCCACTCAGTACGCCATAGACAGCCAAATGAGCGCCAGTATGATCATGGCCCTGCGCTTTTCCATAGCCTCTCTTGCCATGGTTGCCTTCTTCTTCAGATCCATCTTGGCCATAACAAAATCGGATATTCTAAGCGGTCTTCCAGCGGGAATTTTGCTCTTTCTGGCTTTTTTCGCTCAAACCATCGGTCTGGAATACACGACGCCCTCAAATAATGCCTTCATAACATCCACAAATGTCATCATGGTTCCCTTTATCACCTGGATTCTTCTAAAAAAGGCTCCCCCCATGAAATCATTCATTCTTGCGATGGTCTGTCTTCTGGGGATTTTGCTCCTGACATGGTCCCCCGGGAAGGGAATCGTGTTCAATAAGGGTGATTTATTGACTCTGGTCTGCGCCTTTCTCTTTGCCTGCCATATATCCTATCTGGATGTGGCCTCTAAGAAAGTCGATGTGGGGAAATTGACTTTTATCCAGATGTTCACTGCGGCAGTCCTGTCTATCCTGACTCTTGTAATCCTTGATCCCAGCTCTGTCTATCAGGCAGATTTCTCCACCGGCCTGTATCCCGTTCTGTATCTGGGGCTGTTCAGCACCTGCCTCTGTTTTTTGATTCAAACGGCAGCGCAGAAAAAAACCACTTCCACAAAGGCGGCCTTATTCCTGTCTACGGAGTGTCTCTTCGGTAGTTTCTTATCTGTCTTGCTTGGTCTGGAACCATTGACGGGTTCCATGATACTGGGTGGTTCTATCATCATGGCCGCCATTGTTCTGTCGGAAATTGACTGGAAGAATCACTGGAACAGTCTCTCGGGAATGGTATTGCACATGGTGGCCTGA
- a CDS encoding carbohydrate ABC transporter permease, with product MKKIQGRSDIALNIVFIFIIAVTLIPFILLLTISFSSNDSVINNGFNFIPEDWSLEAYSILFKNPRVIIDAYKVTIFVTITGTFLHLFVASMYAFGISSPDMPFRRFFTFFLLLTMLFNGGMVASYIVNTKMLNFKNNYRALIIPYLMNPWHILILRTYFTTSIPGSLLDAAKIDGAGDWRVYFNVMLPLAKPVLATIALFSVLIYWNDWFQSLLYITEESKFSLQFVMLETMRKIEMMEQLMKIGAPPEVVANLKNLPAETVRFAMVVIGIGPIIFAYPFFQRYFVEGMTIGSIKG from the coding sequence ATGAAAAAGATACAGGGCCGTTCAGATATCGCACTTAATATTGTTTTTATTTTTATTATTGCAGTCACACTGATACCTTTTATATTACTGCTTACAATTTCATTTTCCAGTAATGATTCGGTGATTAACAATGGATTTAACTTCATTCCCGAAGACTGGAGTCTAGAGGCTTACTCAATTCTTTTTAAGAATCCTCGTGTCATCATTGATGCCTACAAAGTAACGATTTTTGTCACCATAACCGGAACTTTTCTGCATCTTTTTGTGGCTTCCATGTATGCCTTTGGGATTTCCAGTCCAGACATGCCTTTTCGAAGATTTTTCACCTTCTTTTTGTTATTAACAATGCTGTTCAACGGTGGAATGGTCGCCAGTTATATTGTTAATACAAAGATGTTAAATTTTAAAAATAATTACAGAGCCTTAATAATACCCTACCTGATGAATCCCTGGCATATTTTAATTCTGCGAACCTATTTTACAACATCCATTCCCGGTTCCCTTTTAGATGCTGCAAAAATTGACGGCGCCGGTGACTGGAGAGTTTATTTTAATGTCATGTTGCCCCTGGCAAAACCAGTTCTGGCAACCATAGCACTTTTTTCAGTTCTCATTTATTGGAATGATTGGTTTCAGAGTCTTCTCTACATCACTGAAGAGAGTAAGTTCAGCCTGCAATTTGTCATGCTGGAAACCATGCGTAAGATAGAGATGATGGAGCAATTGATGAAAATCGGTGCACCTCCCGAAGTTGTCGCTAATCTTAAAAATCTACCCGCCGAAACAGTCCGATTTGCCATGGTTGTCATCGGTATCGGTCCCATCATTTTTGCATACCCCTTCTTCCAGAGATACTTCGTTGAAGGAATGACCATAGGATCAATTAAAGGGTAG
- a CDS encoding ABC transporter substrate-binding protein: MKKRIGLGFALLAMVLIASPLFATGQKEAVNDGEPVEITIYMPGSGAQADQEMVLEEIKAYAGEKIGAYPNIEFIGWGEWDDKKNLMIASGEDFDIAFTASWSNFEQEVSRNAWLALNDLIDENAPSLRENVGRFLNAPVIDGNIYAVPTVKEGAEGNAFLYNAKYVEKYNIPIKDIKTPKELEPWLALIKEKEPDVVPYLVVKDRVSDLPRTMMSNWDKLAKGFSRHDGVVMHDWQNDKKWDWSATMYDWFNAGYFQPEAVDLKDPNDTKYWNNGNWFAFSHVAHPGKAGELSNQHGYSIVAGANLHQPMVTKDIHLGSMMAISQSSKHPVEAIKVLDLMNRDKYFNNLINFGLEGVHYDFVDQEKGIIELLSDGYRPSMGWALQNQFLNYITAKEDPNKWAKYEEFNVSADVYDSVGFFPDMNPVKTEMASISNVLETYERMLDRGVIDPNSIKDEFQEALINAGVEAVATELQNQIDSYLSSK; encoded by the coding sequence ATGAAAAAAAGGATAGGATTGGGTTTTGCTTTATTGGCAATGGTCTTGATCGCATCTCCTCTTTTTGCCACAGGGCAGAAGGAAGCTGTAAACGACGGTGAACCTGTAGAAATCACGATCTACATGCCAGGATCGGGAGCTCAGGCTGATCAGGAAATGGTTTTGGAAGAGATTAAGGCTTACGCTGGTGAAAAGATTGGTGCATACCCTAACATTGAGTTTATCGGTTGGGGAGAATGGGATGATAAAAAAAATCTTATGATCGCTTCCGGTGAGGATTTTGATATTGCCTTTACCGCTTCCTGGAGCAATTTTGAACAGGAAGTAAGTAGAAATGCCTGGTTAGCACTGAATGATCTTATTGATGAGAATGCCCCTAGTCTCCGTGAGAATGTCGGTAGATTTCTGAATGCTCCCGTAATTGATGGTAATATTTATGCTGTTCCTACTGTAAAAGAAGGAGCTGAAGGTAACGCCTTTCTTTACAATGCAAAGTATGTCGAAAAATATAATATTCCAATCAAAGATATCAAAACTCCCAAAGAACTTGAGCCCTGGTTGGCTTTAATCAAGGAGAAAGAACCCGATGTCGTCCCCTATCTGGTAGTTAAAGATCGTGTTTCTGATCTGCCCCGTACCATGATGTCTAACTGGGACAAATTGGCCAAAGGATTCTCCAGACATGACGGTGTGGTTATGCACGACTGGCAAAATGATAAAAAATGGGATTGGTCCGCCACTATGTACGATTGGTTCAATGCCGGTTATTTTCAGCCTGAGGCAGTCGATTTAAAAGATCCCAACGATACCAAATACTGGAATAACGGAAACTGGTTCGCCTTCTCTCATGTTGCCCACCCCGGCAAGGCAGGAGAATTGTCCAATCAGCATGGCTATTCAATCGTTGCAGGAGCCAATCTTCACCAGCCGATGGTTACAAAAGATATTCATCTAGGCTCTATGATGGCTATTTCCCAAAGCTCTAAACACCCTGTAGAGGCTATTAAAGTTCTGGATCTGATGAACAGAGATAAGTACTTCAATAACCTGATAAACTTTGGTCTCGAAGGTGTTCATTACGATTTCGTTGATCAAGAGAAGGGAATTATTGAACTTCTTAGTGATGGATACCGTCCTTCCATGGGATGGGCTCTTCAGAATCAGTTCCTTAATTATATCACTGCCAAGGAAGATCCCAATAAATGGGCCAAATATGAAGAGTTCAATGTTTCCGCTGATGTTTATGATTCAGTAGGTTTCTTTCCCGATATGAATCCTGTAAAAACCGAAATGGCATCTATTTCAAATGTACTGGAAACATACGAAAGAATGCTTGACCGGGGTGTGATTGATCCCAATTCCATCAAGGATGAATTTCAAGAAGCTCTGATTAATGCAGGAGTAGAGGCTGTTGCCACAGAACTTCAGAATCAGATAGATTCTTACCTGAGCAGCAAATAA
- a CDS encoding MATE family efflux transporter gives MKTIAQKNTKQIRTEIIILILPIILENILQLSAGVISTAMIGRLTAADISGQGICLRLTDTLWCLYKGIGIGATILIARAYGEGNNRKVDHITVQTFRTAVPLSILFALILFLTPLTFLQFFTSNPSILKQALLFMRIIIFGFPFVITMQIVTASFQGRGDTKTPMFIALLVNLVNIISGYLLIFGSLGFPAMGIQGAAISLVLSQAAGAGAGVYLLYGRRGQLNLKNRNKESSFLDKNMIAKIYHMGLPASFESMFWQFSAIILSKIILSYGEGPFAAYQLGIQAETLTEMPAIGFGIAATTLTARAIGMKDPELYKQYFKQLLQLSLGISVGTSLLLITMPGVFMSLMTDNPELKAIGILYVAIMGTIQIPQNLSRIFNGAIRAAGYSRIPMYIAGAGIWGFRIPLALLTAYVFHWDLVFIWLCIAVDQIMRFILSILVYKNKRIAHFINREPSIPVKGNIAL, from the coding sequence TTGAAAACAATTGCACAGAAGAATACAAAACAAATACGAACGGAAATTATTATCCTCATCCTCCCGATTATCCTGGAAAACATCCTTCAGCTATCGGCGGGGGTCATCTCAACGGCGATGATCGGTCGTCTCACAGCGGCGGATATATCCGGGCAGGGGATCTGCCTGCGTCTGACCGATACACTCTGGTGCCTTTATAAGGGTATTGGTATCGGAGCAACCATCCTCATAGCCAGGGCGTATGGCGAGGGTAACAACCGGAAAGTAGATCACATCACCGTTCAGACATTTCGAACAGCCGTCCCCCTATCCATTCTGTTCGCCCTGATCCTCTTTCTGACTCCTCTTACATTCCTTCAGTTTTTCACCAGCAATCCGTCTATTCTGAAACAGGCCCTGCTGTTTATGAGAATTATCATCTTCGGATTTCCTTTCGTCATCACCATGCAGATCGTAACGGCCAGCTTTCAAGGCCGGGGAGATACGAAAACCCCCATGTTCATAGCCCTTCTGGTAAACCTGGTAAACATCATTTCCGGATATCTTCTGATTTTCGGTTCCCTCGGATTCCCTGCCATGGGTATTCAGGGAGCGGCGATATCCCTTGTCCTCTCCCAGGCTGCAGGTGCGGGAGCAGGTGTGTACCTTCTATACGGTAGAAGAGGGCAGCTTAATCTGAAAAACAGAAACAAAGAGAGCTCCTTTCTGGATAAAAACATGATAGCTAAGATCTATCACATGGGGCTCCCTGCTTCATTCGAAAGTATGTTCTGGCAGTTTTCGGCCATCATACTCAGTAAAATAATACTCTCCTACGGAGAAGGTCCCTTCGCGGCCTATCAACTGGGAATTCAGGCCGAGACTCTGACCGAAATGCCGGCTATAGGTTTCGGCATTGCTGCGACCACCCTAACGGCCCGGGCCATAGGGATGAAGGACCCCGAATTGTACAAGCAATATTTCAAACAGCTTCTGCAGTTATCCCTTGGCATCAGTGTCGGAACCTCCTTACTTTTAATCACAATGCCCGGTGTGTTCATGAGCCTGATGACCGATAATCCGGAGCTGAAGGCCATCGGAATCCTTTATGTAGCCATCATGGGTACTATTCAGATTCCCCAGAACCTCTCCCGGATATTCAATGGCGCCATCCGGGCCGCAGGATACTCCCGAATCCCCATGTACATTGCAGGTGCCGGGATCTGGGGATTCAGGATTCCCCTTGCCTTGCTGACGGCCTATGTCTTTCACTGGGACCTTGTTTTTATATGGCTTTGCATCGCGGTGGATCAGATTATGCGCTTTATTCTCAGCATATTGGTTTACAAAAATAAAAGAATAGCCCATTTTATCAACAGGGAGCCGAGCATCCCTGTGAAAGGAAATATTGCCCTATGA
- a CDS encoding GNAT family N-acetyltransferase, with translation MSYTIRPLQPSDEAALKHICFQTFRNGTDERYRELAGLHWAVPYLRYERENGFVATDTEGKVIGYVLSALNAREFRSSFKQRMSKEILTELKHQRRNFGLFEYLEVRSHFQKYEETLPPGTDRDYPAHLHIDILPEHQGAGLGGRLMDALIERLRKAECRGIHLGVGNDNTGAIRFYHKIGFEALKSSQSLGAAIHMGLKI, from the coding sequence ATGTCCTACACCATTCGCCCCTTACAGCCCTCCGACGAGGCTGCTTTAAAACACATCTGTTTTCAAACCTTCAGAAACGGAACCGATGAAAGGTATCGGGAGCTGGCGGGTCTCCATTGGGCGGTTCCTTATCTCCGGTATGAAAGGGAAAACGGGTTTGTGGCGACGGATACCGAAGGAAAAGTAATCGGATATGTTCTGTCAGCCTTGAATGCCAGGGAATTTCGCAGCTCTTTCAAACAACGAATGAGCAAGGAAATTTTAACGGAGTTGAAACATCAGCGACGGAATTTCGGTTTATTTGAGTATCTGGAAGTTCGCTCCCATTTTCAGAAATATGAAGAGACTTTGCCTCCAGGAACCGACCGGGATTATCCGGCCCATCTCCATATTGATATCTTGCCGGAACATCAGGGAGCTGGACTTGGAGGGCGGCTGATGGACGCTCTGATCGAGCGGCTTCGAAAGGCGGAGTGCCGGGGAATACACCTGGGAGTGGGAAATGATAACACAGGAGCCATCCGGTTCTACCATAAGATCGGTTTTGAAGCTCTGAAAAGTAGCCAATCTTTAGGGGCCGCAATCCATATGGGACTCAAGATTTAG